From the genome of Sphingobacterium sp. UGAL515B_05:
AAAATTGTTTAAGTATGAAGAAACGCTACATTCCAATTTCTATTGCATGTTTATTGAGCCATACCTTGGTCAAAGGGCAAGAACCAGGTACTGTACAAGAAAATAAAGTTGATTCTGTGCAACAAAAAAAAGATGACACGACTTATCCCAAGCTTCAGGTGAAAGGTTTGTTTCAGGCCCGTTACCTTGTTAGTGCTACAAAAGATGTCGATGTCAATGGGCTACATCACAGTGATGGTTCAGGTACGGATAACAATTTTATGGTAAAATATATGCGGGTACAGATGCGCGCTCAGATTAGCAAGCGTACTGAAGTTGCTGTATTAGCTAACCTCGCAGATTTCAAAAGCGATCCCAAAACAAAAGTGCTCGAAAATGCCTACTTGAAATATACATTTAGTCCCAAATTGGCAATCACAGTGGGCCAATTTCGTCCTTGGTTTGGCATCGAGGAAACTTACCCTATTGACATCATCAAATCTTTGGACTGGTCGAACCAGTATCTTGAATTCGGTAAATTAGGTTGGGCAAGTTTTCAAATCGGGGTTGCTGCGACAGGCGAGACTACGCTAGGCGATATGCCCTTTAGTTATTCCTTATCTGTGGTGAACGGGAACGGGAAGAATCAAGTTGTTGATAACGATAATGGTAAGCAATATGCCACCCGTCTGGTCTTTGGGCTTTCAAAGAAGTATGGTATTAATTTAGGGCTTAATGGAGGCGTTGGCGATGTGATGAAAAAACAGGTACATGCATTAGGTGTAGATCTAACTGGGAATGTCAATTTTGGTAAACGATGGAATCTTGATATGCAACTGGAAGCAAAACAGGCGATCAATCATAACCTGTATTATTCTTTGGAAGAAAGTGCGCGAACATCCAAGTTGAGCGACTATTTGGTCCGCGGTATCTATTTTCTACCCAACTTAAGATATGAAGTAAATTATTTCAATCTAAGTGCTTTTGAGCTATCATGTCGGTATGAGTATATTGACCCAAATTACAAACTCAATGCAAATGCGCGTCAAACATATACGCCGATGTTTGGCTTGGAATTTTTAAAAAATTATGGTGCAAGGATACAGTTGGGACTTCAGTTGGACCGATATAAAAAGCAGACCGAGAATACCAGCGAATTCAATAAAAAATTATTTATTGTTCAAGTACAAAGTCGATTCTAACCTATTAAACTACGTTTATCATGAAAGAAATCAGTATTAAAAATGTTGCCATTACTTTTCTAGTAGCACTCATTTTATGGTTTATCCCAATACCGAAAGGCGTCAGTCCGGAAGCCTGGCATTTATTTGCAATTTTCGCCGCAACCATTCTTGGGATTATTTTAAAAGCGGCTCCTATGGGTACGATGTGTATGATGGCCATTGCGTTTACGGCCCTGACACAAGTATTGGCCCCGGGAGATGCGGGTAAGTCGATTACTAAAGCTTTGACAGGTTTCGGAGATAAGGTAATTTGGTTGATTGGTATCTCCTTTTTTATTGCCCGGGGTTTTATTAAAACTGGACTGGGAAATCGAATTGCCTTTCTTTTTATTCGAGTTTTTGGAAAGAGTTCATTAGGACTTGCTTATGGATTGGGCTTGGCGGATGTTTGTTTGGCTCCGGCGATTCCAAGTAATACAGCCCGAGGGGGAGGGATTATTTATCCCATCATGAAATCGATGGCAATTAGTTTTGATTCTGTTCCAGATAAGCCAGAGACACATCGAAAATTGGGATCCTATCTAACTTTAAATAGTTATTATATGAATCTAATTGCTTCTTCGATGTTTTTGACGGGAACGGCCAGTAATCCAATGTGTCAAAAATTTGCTGCGAACCTAGGAATTGATATTACCTGGATGTCCTGGGCGATTGCTGGATTTATACCCGGTATTGTCGCATTTTTTGTCGTACCGCTTGTTCTTTATAAGTTATATCCACCTGAATTGAAAAAAACAGGTGATGCACCTAAGATGGCGGCGCAGAAATTAAAAGAGATGGGACCAATTTCCAGAAATGAATGGTTGATGCTTTTGGCGTTCTTTATCTTATTGGCATTATGGATTTTTGGTGGTTCTTTTTCAATTGATGCGACAACCACAGCCTTCATCGGTTTGACACTGCTTTTACTGACCTCTGTATTGACCTGGGAGGATGTTAAAGCCGAAAAAGGAGCATGGGATACGATTGTTTGGTTTGCTGTTTTGGTTATGATGGCCAGTTCTTTAAATGAGCTTGGCTTTATCGGTTGGTTTAGCGACCTGATCAAAGTACAGATTGGTGATTTGAGCTGGCAAATAGCCTTTCCGGTCATCATTCTTGTTTATTTCTTTAGTCACTACATTTTTGCGAGTGCTACCGCCCATGTTGCGGCTATGTATGCGGCCTTGTTGGGGGTTGGTGTTTCTTTGGGTATTCCGCCAATGCTGCTTGCAATGATGCTTGGATTCTTGGGCTCTATCTATGGTGTTTTGACACATTATGGCCATGGCCCTGCACCGGTATTTTTTGGAAGCGGATACGTCGATTTAAAATCATGGTGGCTACGTGGACTGGAAATTGGTATCGTATTATTGGTGATTTATATGGGCGTTGGTGGATTGTGGATGAAGGTTATAGGCTATTATTAAAATTAAGATCTTATTATGTTATCTACATTGTCAAAAAAGATGCTTATGTGTCTGACGGGTTTATTTTTAGCGTTCTTTTTACTGATTCACTTTCTAG
Proteins encoded in this window:
- a CDS encoding anion permease, giving the protein MKEISIKNVAITFLVALILWFIPIPKGVSPEAWHLFAIFAATILGIILKAAPMGTMCMMAIAFTALTQVLAPGDAGKSITKALTGFGDKVIWLIGISFFIARGFIKTGLGNRIAFLFIRVFGKSSLGLAYGLGLADVCLAPAIPSNTARGGGIIYPIMKSMAISFDSVPDKPETHRKLGSYLTLNSYYMNLIASSMFLTGTASNPMCQKFAANLGIDITWMSWAIAGFIPGIVAFFVVPLVLYKLYPPELKKTGDAPKMAAQKLKEMGPISRNEWLMLLAFFILLALWIFGGSFSIDATTTAFIGLTLLLLTSVLTWEDVKAEKGAWDTIVWFAVLVMMASSLNELGFIGWFSDLIKVQIGDLSWQIAFPVIILVYFFSHYIFASATAHVAAMYAALLGVGVSLGIPPMLLAMMLGFLGSIYGVLTHYGHGPAPVFFGSGYVDLKSWWLRGLEIGIVLLVIYMGVGGLWMKVIGYY
- a CDS encoding porin, producing MKKRYIPISIACLLSHTLVKGQEPGTVQENKVDSVQQKKDDTTYPKLQVKGLFQARYLVSATKDVDVNGLHHSDGSGTDNNFMVKYMRVQMRAQISKRTEVAVLANLADFKSDPKTKVLENAYLKYTFSPKLAITVGQFRPWFGIEETYPIDIIKSLDWSNQYLEFGKLGWASFQIGVAATGETTLGDMPFSYSLSVVNGNGKNQVVDNDNGKQYATRLVFGLSKKYGINLGLNGGVGDVMKKQVHALGVDLTGNVNFGKRWNLDMQLEAKQAINHNLYYSLEESARTSKLSDYLVRGIYFLPNLRYEVNYFNLSAFELSCRYEYIDPNYKLNANARQTYTPMFGLEFLKNYGARIQLGLQLDRYKKQTENTSEFNKKLFIVQVQSRF